One Triticum dicoccoides isolate Atlit2015 ecotype Zavitan chromosome 5B, WEW_v2.0, whole genome shotgun sequence genomic window carries:
- the LOC119312703 gene encoding photosystem II reaction center PSB28 protein, chloroplastic-like isoform X2 has product MEALAVASPAAARPQPRRRCLAAGSSCQRRTSQLHTSFSGVTVQLHKPLHPTTSSRRSSSVVAMAMTSRPSIQFIQGTDEQTIPDVRLTKSRDGSNGVAIFTFEQPSVFDSSAELGDITGFYMVDEEGTLSSVDVSAKFVNGKPAAVEAKYVMRTPRDWDRFMRFMERYSQANGLQFLKK; this is encoded by the exons ATGGAAGCTCTGGCCGTCGCCTCGCCGGCCGCGGCGCGGCCGCAGCCCCGCCGACGATGCCTCGCCGCAG gttcatcgtgccagaggaggaCGAGCCAGCTGCACACCTCCTTCAGCGGCGTCACCGTGCAGCTGCACAAGCCATTGCACCCAACGACCAGTTCCCGGCGATCATCGTCGGTGGTGGCGATGGCGATGACGTCGCGGCCGTCGATCCAGTTCATCCAGGGCACGGACGAGCAGACGATCCCGGACGTGCGGCTGACCAAGTCCCGGGACGGCAGCAACGGGGTGGCCATCTTCACCTTCGAGCAGCCGTCGGTGTTCGACTCGTCGGCGGAGCTGGGCGACATCACGGGGTTCTACATGGTCGACGAGGAGGGCACGCTGAGCTCCGTGGACGTCAGCGCCAAGTTCGTCAACGGCAAGCCGGCGGCCGTGGAGGCCAAGTACGTGATGCGCACCCCCAGGGACTGGGACCGCTTCATGCGCTTCATGGAGCGCTACTCCCAGGCCAACGGCCTCCAGTTCCTCAAGAAGTAG
- the LOC119312703 gene encoding photosystem II reaction center PSB28 protein, chloroplastic-like isoform X1, with product MEALAVASPAAARPQPRRRCLAAGSCSSCQRRTSQLHTSFSGVTVQLHKPLHPTTSSRRSSSVVAMAMTSRPSIQFIQGTDEQTIPDVRLTKSRDGSNGVAIFTFEQPSVFDSSAELGDITGFYMVDEEGTLSSVDVSAKFVNGKPAAVEAKYVMRTPRDWDRFMRFMERYSQANGLQFLKK from the exons ATGGAAGCTCTGGCCGTCGCCTCGCCGGCCGCGGCGCGGCCGCAGCCCCGCCGACGATGCCTCGCCGCAGGTTCTT gttcatcgtgccagaggaggaCGAGCCAGCTGCACACCTCCTTCAGCGGCGTCACCGTGCAGCTGCACAAGCCATTGCACCCAACGACCAGTTCCCGGCGATCATCGTCGGTGGTGGCGATGGCGATGACGTCGCGGCCGTCGATCCAGTTCATCCAGGGCACGGACGAGCAGACGATCCCGGACGTGCGGCTGACCAAGTCCCGGGACGGCAGCAACGGGGTGGCCATCTTCACCTTCGAGCAGCCGTCGGTGTTCGACTCGTCGGCGGAGCTGGGCGACATCACGGGGTTCTACATGGTCGACGAGGAGGGCACGCTGAGCTCCGTGGACGTCAGCGCCAAGTTCGTCAACGGCAAGCCGGCGGCCGTGGAGGCCAAGTACGTGATGCGCACCCCCAGGGACTGGGACCGCTTCATGCGCTTCATGGAGCGCTACTCCCAGGCCAACGGCCTCCAGTTCCTCAAGAAGTAG